A single region of the Streptomyces sp. NBC_01381 genome encodes:
- a CDS encoding FABP family protein, which yields MFDPAPAYPYPDAHGPDEKPAPHALLAPVLGFLGTWHGRGEGEYPTLDGDFVYAQDVTFSHDGRPFLHYEARAWLLDADGAPLRPSARESGWWRLQPDGRVEALITQPTGIAEIAVGHAADGTVDLATCDVARTPTAKEVEATRRRYTLTDDGTLTFVHDLAAVGRPLQHHLSAHLSRKP from the coding sequence GTGTTCGACCCCGCACCCGCGTACCCGTACCCCGACGCCCACGGACCGGACGAGAAGCCCGCGCCGCATGCCCTGCTCGCGCCCGTGCTCGGGTTCCTGGGGACCTGGCACGGCCGGGGCGAGGGCGAGTACCCGACGCTCGACGGTGACTTCGTGTACGCGCAGGACGTCACCTTCAGCCACGACGGCCGCCCCTTCCTGCACTACGAGGCGCGGGCCTGGCTGCTCGACGCCGACGGCGCGCCGCTGCGTCCCTCGGCCCGGGAGAGCGGCTGGTGGCGGCTGCAGCCCGACGGCCGGGTCGAGGCGCTGATCACCCAGCCCACCGGCATCGCGGAGATCGCGGTCGGCCACGCGGCAGACGGCACCGTCGACCTCGCCACCTGCGACGTGGCCCGCACCCCCACCGCCAAGGAGGTCGAGGCCACCCGCCGCCGCTACACCCTGACCGACGACGGCACACTCACCTTCGTCCACGACCTCGCGGCGGTCGGCCGGCCGCTGCAGCACCACCTCTCCGCACACCTGAGCCGCAAGCCGTAG
- a CDS encoding phytase — translation MVTSHSARPARLALVTAVAALAATAVPFQALAASPLPAVTPRSETPALHDDEAGGDADADDPAIWRNAADPGRSLVIATAKQGGLRVYDLDAREVQSVPAPAAPGPDHAPGRFNNVDLVHGLRLSSGRADLAVTSDRGSDRLRFYRIDRDRAGGPLTDVTDPAAAPVFSSSQAEIDEQRTAYGVATWTDKATGRSYALVSRRERTGIALLELTPGPGGTVGYRKIRTIDLPADFRLPNGSSWSPCGEPGELPQVEGMVVDPATGTLYAGQEDVGIWRLPAGLTGKPQLVDKVREFGVPGTYDEETEECTPGADPGYGGTRISADVEGLTLVNEQDGDGYLLASSQGDNTFAAYDREVSDANEYEGGFRVTAAPSGADGSEECDGAAALNAPLGARYPNGLLVVQDGHDAPGDGERPSTNFKFVDLGDVLDAVDD, via the coding sequence GTGGTCACGTCCCACAGCGCCCGGCCGGCACGGCTCGCGCTCGTCACGGCGGTCGCGGCGCTTGCCGCCACCGCCGTGCCCTTCCAGGCCCTGGCCGCCTCGCCGCTGCCCGCCGTCACGCCGCGTTCCGAGACGCCCGCGCTGCACGACGACGAGGCGGGCGGTGACGCCGACGCGGACGACCCGGCGATCTGGCGCAACGCCGCCGACCCGGGGCGCAGCCTGGTGATCGCCACCGCCAAGCAGGGCGGTCTGCGCGTGTACGACCTGGACGCGCGTGAGGTGCAGTCGGTGCCCGCGCCCGCCGCTCCGGGCCCGGATCACGCGCCCGGCCGGTTCAACAACGTCGACCTAGTGCACGGTCTGCGGCTGTCATCGGGCCGGGCCGACCTGGCCGTCACCAGTGACCGCGGCAGCGACCGGCTGCGCTTCTACCGCATCGACCGCGACCGCGCGGGCGGCCCCCTCACCGACGTCACGGACCCGGCCGCCGCCCCGGTCTTCTCCTCCTCGCAGGCCGAGATCGACGAGCAGCGCACCGCGTACGGTGTCGCCACCTGGACCGACAAGGCCACGGGCCGCTCCTACGCCCTGGTCAGCCGCCGCGAGCGCACCGGCATCGCACTGCTCGAGCTCACGCCCGGTCCCGGCGGCACGGTCGGCTACCGCAAGATCCGCACCATCGACCTTCCCGCCGACTTCCGTCTGCCCAACGGGAGTTCGTGGTCCCCCTGCGGCGAGCCCGGTGAACTCCCGCAGGTGGAGGGCATGGTGGTCGACCCGGCCACGGGCACGCTGTACGCGGGTCAGGAGGACGTCGGCATCTGGCGGCTGCCCGCCGGCCTGACCGGCAAGCCGCAACTCGTCGACAAGGTCCGCGAGTTCGGCGTCCCGGGCACGTACGACGAAGAGACCGAGGAGTGCACCCCGGGCGCCGACCCGGGCTACGGCGGCACCCGCATCTCCGCCGACGTGGAGGGCCTGACCCTGGTGAACGAGCAGGACGGCGACGGCTACCTCCTGGCCTCCAGCCAGGGCGACAACACCTTCGCCGCCTACGACCGCGAGGTGTCCGACGCCAACGAGTACGAGGGCGGATTCCGCGTCACCGCCGCCCCGTCCGGCGCCGACGGCTCGGAGGAGTGCGACGGCGCCGCCGCGCTGAACGCCCCGCTGGGCGCGAGGTATCCGAACGGGCTGCTCGTCGTGCAGGACGGCCACGACGCCCCCGGGGACGGCGAACGCCCTTCCACCAACTTCAAGTTCGTGGATCTCGGTGACGTACTGGACGCCGTCGACGACTGA
- a CDS encoding amidase, which produces MEYGDYRAHDAVGLAELVARGEVTPGELLEAAVSRSETVNAKINAIIRPMHDIARERAAQELSGPLAGVPFLIKDLMQDYAGRPTGRGSRATQADVAAEHSEVVRRWLEAGLVIFGQTNVPEFGIKGITEPEVTGATRNPWNLAHTPGGSSGGSAAAVAAGIVPAAGANDGGGSIRIPAACCGLFGLKPGRGLVPAGPGHAELLLGAASNGVVSRTVRDSAALLDTLTTRPDAGGPFLAARPDTSYAELARRTPGRLRIGVSTRSPIGTPVAREAVEAVDLAVKLLTGLGHDVEEAEPHIDGVRLADDFMSMYAVAEAATMAEIKHRTGAEDDRFELDTRLIAAAGNAVSATEYTIRHARWNTYNRRLAAFHERYDLLLTPTLGRAPVRVGELDTPWLTRKVGAGLLKAGMAGRLSKTRLWRRAVVENLAPNPFTQLANITGRPAMSVPLYRTPQGLPLGVQFVGPLGGEGPLLALATQLEGAAPWAHLEPRL; this is translated from the coding sequence GTGGAGTACGGCGACTACAGGGCTCATGACGCGGTCGGTCTCGCCGAGTTGGTGGCCCGGGGCGAGGTCACGCCGGGCGAACTCCTGGAGGCGGCCGTCAGCCGTTCCGAGACCGTGAACGCGAAGATCAACGCGATCATCCGGCCCATGCATGACATCGCCCGCGAGCGCGCCGCCCAGGAACTCTCCGGGCCGCTCGCCGGAGTGCCTTTCCTGATCAAGGACTTGATGCAGGACTACGCGGGCCGGCCCACCGGACGCGGCTCGCGCGCCACCCAGGCGGACGTGGCCGCCGAGCACAGTGAGGTGGTGCGGCGCTGGCTCGAGGCGGGCCTGGTGATCTTCGGGCAGACCAATGTCCCCGAGTTCGGCATCAAGGGCATCACCGAGCCGGAGGTCACGGGCGCGACCCGCAACCCCTGGAACCTCGCCCACACGCCGGGCGGTTCGTCCGGCGGCTCCGCCGCGGCGGTGGCCGCGGGCATCGTCCCCGCGGCCGGGGCGAACGACGGCGGCGGCTCGATCCGCATCCCCGCCGCGTGCTGCGGCCTGTTCGGCCTCAAGCCGGGGCGCGGCCTCGTGCCCGCGGGTCCCGGCCACGCCGAGCTTCTCCTCGGCGCCGCGAGCAACGGCGTCGTCTCCCGTACGGTCCGCGACAGCGCCGCCCTCCTGGACACGCTCACCACCCGCCCCGATGCAGGCGGGCCCTTCCTTGCCGCGCGCCCCGACACCTCGTACGCGGAACTGGCCCGCCGCACGCCCGGCAGGCTCCGCATCGGCGTCAGCACCCGCTCCCCCATCGGCACCCCCGTGGCCCGGGAGGCGGTGGAGGCGGTCGACCTCGCCGTGAAGCTGCTCACCGGGCTCGGGCACGACGTCGAGGAGGCCGAGCCGCACATCGACGGGGTGCGTCTGGCCGACGATTTCATGTCGATGTACGCGGTGGCGGAGGCCGCGACCATGGCGGAGATCAAGCACCGCACCGGCGCCGAGGACGACCGGTTCGAACTCGACACCCGTCTGATCGCCGCTGCGGGCAACGCGGTGAGCGCGACGGAGTACACCATCAGGCACGCCCGCTGGAACACCTACAACCGCCGCCTCGCCGCCTTCCACGAGCGCTACGACCTGCTGCTCACCCCGACCCTGGGCCGTGCGCCGGTCCGCGTCGGCGAGCTGGACACGCCGTGGCTGACGCGGAAGGTCGGTGCGGGGCTGCTGAAGGCGGGCATGGCGGGCCGGCTCAGCAAGACCCGGCTGTGGAGGCGGGCGGTGGTGGAGAACCTGGCTCCGAACCCCTTCACGCAGCTCGCCAACATCACCGGCCGCCCGGCCATGTCGGTGCCGCTCTACCGCACGCCGCAAGGTCTGCCCCTGGGCGTGCAGTTCGTGGGCCCGCTGGGCGGCGAGGGGCCGCTCCTTGCCCTGGCCACCCAGCTCGAAGGGGCCGCGCCGTGGGCACACTTGGAGCCCCGGCTGTGA
- a CDS encoding Gfo/Idh/MocA family protein, whose amino-acid sequence MSSTPTRLRAAVVGTGGIVTGSHLPALRAHSDRIELRAAVDVDPARLDAFRTRARESGMDVEGYADLAAMLDAVRPDLVLIGTPPSLHRAQTVAALTVGAWVLCEKPLCLSLAEYDEIAAAEEASGTYASVVFQHRYGSGAVHARQLIAGGALGAPRVAHCQTTWHRDGDYYAVPWRGRWESEGGGPTMGHGIHQYDLLLHLLGDWTEIRAMAARLVHATESEDVSTALVRFESGALATVVNSVLSPDEVSRIRVDCADATVELTHLYGHSNDDWVYTPAPHVDAARATAWRTPAADVPSSHAAQLGVLLDAYEKGVRPPGSGPDARRTLEFAAALYKSAFTGRPVHAGEIAADDPYYTAMHGGHPDWSPQR is encoded by the coding sequence ATGTCCTCCACCCCCACTCGCCTGCGGGCCGCCGTCGTCGGCACCGGCGGCATCGTCACCGGCAGCCATCTGCCCGCCCTGCGGGCCCATTCCGACCGGATCGAGCTGAGAGCCGCGGTCGATGTCGACCCCGCCCGGCTCGACGCGTTCCGCACCCGGGCCCGTGAGTCGGGCATGGACGTCGAGGGGTACGCCGACCTCGCCGCGATGCTCGACGCCGTCCGCCCCGACCTGGTCCTCATCGGCACCCCGCCGTCGCTGCACCGGGCGCAGACCGTGGCCGCGCTGACGGTGGGCGCCTGGGTGCTGTGCGAGAAGCCGCTGTGCCTCTCGCTCGCCGAGTACGACGAGATCGCCGCCGCCGAGGAGGCATCGGGAACGTACGCATCCGTGGTCTTCCAGCACCGCTACGGCTCGGGCGCCGTCCACGCCCGCCAGTTGATCGCGGGCGGCGCGCTCGGCGCACCGCGGGTCGCGCACTGCCAGACCACCTGGCACCGCGACGGCGACTACTACGCGGTGCCGTGGCGCGGCCGCTGGGAGAGCGAGGGCGGCGGCCCGACCATGGGGCACGGCATCCACCAGTACGACCTGCTCCTTCATCTCCTCGGCGACTGGACCGAGATACGCGCCATGGCGGCCCGCCTGGTCCACGCCACCGAGAGCGAGGACGTCTCGACCGCCCTCGTGCGGTTCGAGAGCGGCGCGCTCGCCACCGTCGTCAACAGCGTCCTCTCGCCGGACGAGGTCAGCCGCATCCGCGTCGACTGCGCCGACGCGACGGTCGAACTCACCCATCTGTACGGGCACTCCAACGACGACTGGGTGTACACCCCGGCCCCGCACGTCGACGCCGCGCGGGCCACCGCCTGGCGCACCCCCGCCGCCGATGTGCCGAGCTCTCACGCCGCCCAGCTGGGCGTGCTTCTCGACGCGTACGAGAAGGGCGTACGGCCACCGGGCAGCGGACCGGACGCCCGGCGCACCCTCGAATTCGCCGCCGCGCTCTACAAGTCGGCGTTCACCGGACGGCCGGTGCACGCGGGCGAGATCGCCGCCGATGACCCCTACTACACGGCCATGCACGGCGGCCACCCCGACTGGAGCCCCCAGCGATGA
- a CDS encoding NAD(P)H-binding protein: MIVITTPTGQIGRQVLDRLLDAPDGTPPIRVIARDPARLSERARERVDVVRGSHADPAVLKEACAGADRLFWLVPPTPGAASVEGHFRDFTEPLREVTGQQGVARVVGVSTLGRRVAKNAGQISASLAADEAISAMGAHYRALCPPFLMENLLGQADSVRATGTLRLALAPDRVLRTCATRDIAATAVRLLLDTSWTGQADVPLVGPDDLSPEAMAQVVAEVIGCPVRAQQTTGADYKATMMRFGASEAWAQGLADMTDSLNDQGYYGATAPSTPENAPTTFRQWCEDVLAPAFTD, encoded by the coding sequence ATGATCGTCATCACCACCCCGACCGGGCAGATCGGCCGCCAGGTCCTCGACCGTCTCCTCGACGCCCCCGACGGCACCCCGCCGATCCGGGTGATCGCCCGCGACCCCGCCCGTCTCTCTGAGCGGGCGCGCGAGCGCGTCGACGTCGTACGGGGATCGCATGCCGACCCGGCCGTCCTGAAGGAGGCGTGCGCGGGCGCCGACCGCCTGTTCTGGCTGGTGCCCCCGACGCCTGGGGCCGCCAGTGTCGAGGGCCACTTCCGCGACTTCACCGAGCCGCTGCGCGAGGTGACCGGGCAGCAGGGTGTCGCTCGGGTCGTCGGCGTCTCGACCCTGGGCCGCAGAGTGGCGAAGAACGCCGGGCAGATCTCGGCGTCGCTCGCCGCGGACGAGGCGATCTCCGCGATGGGGGCGCACTACCGGGCGCTGTGCCCGCCGTTCCTGATGGAGAACCTGCTGGGCCAGGCCGATTCGGTCCGCGCGACGGGAACGCTCCGCCTGGCGCTGGCTCCGGACCGCGTCCTGCGCACCTGCGCCACCCGCGACATAGCCGCCACGGCGGTCCGGCTGCTGCTCGACACCTCCTGGACCGGGCAGGCCGACGTCCCCCTGGTCGGACCCGACGACCTCTCCCCCGAGGCCATGGCGCAGGTCGTCGCCGAGGTCATCGGCTGTCCGGTGCGCGCGCAGCAGACCACCGGCGCGGACTACAAGGCGACGATGATGCGCTTCGGGGCGAGCGAGGCCTGGGCGCAGGGCCTTGCCGACATGACGGATTCCCTGAACGACCAGGGCTACTACGGTGCAACCGCGCCGAGCACTCCCGAGAACGCGCCCACGACCTTCCGTCAGTGGTGCGAGGACGTACTCGCGCCGGCATTCACGGATTGA
- a CDS encoding molybdopterin-binding protein: MPTYSIGQAARLLGVSSETVRRWADGGRLPMERDGSGNRAIDGVGLARFAVERAQGQGPDDDAPQTSVRNALTGIVTAVRSDGVVAQVEIQSGPHRLVSMVTQEAVEELDLAVGVTVTARVKSTNVHVDRP; this comes from the coding sequence GTGCCGACGTACAGCATTGGTCAGGCCGCGCGCCTGCTGGGAGTGAGTTCGGAGACCGTCCGCCGGTGGGCCGACGGCGGGCGGCTCCCGATGGAGCGGGACGGCTCGGGGAACCGGGCGATCGACGGCGTGGGCCTCGCGCGGTTCGCCGTGGAGCGGGCGCAGGGCCAGGGGCCCGATGACGACGCGCCGCAGACGTCGGTGCGCAACGCGCTCACGGGGATCGTCACGGCCGTGCGGTCCGACGGTGTCGTCGCCCAGGTGGAGATCCAGTCGGGTCCGCACCGGCTCGTGTCGATGGTGACCCAGGAGGCGGTCGAGGAGCTGGACCTCGCGGTCGGGGTCACCGTCACCGCACGCGTCAAGTCGACGAACGTACACGTCGATCGGCCCTAG
- a CDS encoding glyceraldehyde-3-phosphate dehydrogenase, which translates to MTVNDDSFTNWKNREEIAESMIPIIGKLHRERDVTILLHSRSLVNKSVVSILKTHRFARQIAGEELSVTETLPFLQALTTLDLGPSQIDIGMLAATYKSDDRGLTVEAFTAEAVAGATGANKIECQEGRDVVLYGFGRIGRLVARLLIEKAGSGNGLRLRAIVVRGGGDQDLVKRASLLRRDSIHGQFQGTITVDEETSTILANGNAIKVIYANDPSEVDYTAYGIKDAILIDNTGKWRDREGLSKHLRPGIDKVVLTAPGKGDVPNIVHGVNHDTIKPDEQILSCASCTTNAIVPPLKAMDDEYGVLRGHVETVHSFTNDQNLLDNYHKADRRGRSAPLNMVITETGAASAVAKALPDLKAPITGSSIRVPVPDVSIAILSLRLGRETSRDEVLEYLRDVSLHSPLKRQIDFTTAPDAVSMDFVGSRHASIVDAGATKVDGDNAILYLWYDNEFGYSCQVIRVVQTVSGVEYPTYPVPQV; encoded by the coding sequence GTGACTGTCAATGACGACTCGTTCACCAACTGGAAAAACCGCGAGGAGATCGCGGAATCGATGATCCCGATCATCGGGAAGCTGCACCGTGAGCGGGACGTGACGATCCTGCTGCACAGCCGCTCCTTGGTGAACAAGTCGGTGGTCAGCATCCTGAAGACGCACCGCTTCGCCCGGCAGATAGCCGGTGAGGAGCTCTCGGTCACCGAGACGCTGCCGTTCCTGCAGGCCCTCACCACGCTCGATCTCGGCCCGTCCCAGATCGACATCGGCATGCTCGCCGCGACGTACAAGTCTGACGACCGCGGTCTGACGGTGGAGGCGTTCACCGCCGAGGCCGTCGCCGGTGCCACGGGTGCCAACAAGATCGAGTGCCAGGAGGGCCGCGACGTCGTCCTCTACGGCTTCGGCCGTATCGGCCGCCTCGTCGCCCGCCTGCTCATCGAGAAGGCCGGTTCCGGCAACGGACTGCGGCTGCGCGCCATCGTCGTACGCGGTGGAGGCGACCAGGATCTGGTCAAGCGCGCCTCGCTGCTGCGCCGCGACTCGATCCACGGCCAGTTCCAGGGCACGATCACCGTCGACGAGGAGACCAGCACGATCCTCGCCAACGGCAACGCGATCAAGGTGATCTACGCCAACGACCCGTCCGAGGTCGACTACACGGCGTACGGCATCAAGGACGCCATCCTCATCGACAACACGGGCAAGTGGCGCGACCGCGAGGGTCTCTCCAAGCACCTGCGCCCCGGCATCGACAAGGTCGTCCTGACCGCTCCGGGCAAGGGTGACGTCCCGAACATCGTCCACGGCGTCAACCACGACACGATCAAGCCCGACGAGCAGATCCTGTCCTGCGCCTCGTGCACCACGAACGCGATCGTCCCGCCGCTGAAGGCCATGGACGACGAGTACGGCGTGCTGCGCGGCCACGTGGAGACCGTCCACTCGTTCACGAACGACCAGAACCTGCTGGACAACTACCACAAGGCCGACCGTCGCGGCCGCTCCGCGCCGCTGAACATGGTCATCACCGAGACCGGTGCGGCCTCCGCCGTGGCCAAGGCGCTGCCCGACCTCAAGGCGCCGATCACCGGCAGCTCGATCCGCGTCCCCGTCCCGGACGTCTCGATCGCCATCCTGAGCCTGCGCCTGGGCCGCGAGACCAGCCGCGACGAGGTCCTCGAGTACCTCCGCGACGTCTCGCTGCACTCGCCGCTCAAGCGTCAGATCGACTTCACCACCGCCCCCGACGCCGTCTCCATGGACTTCGTCGGCTCGCGTCACGCCTCGATCGTCGACGCCGGTGCCACCAAGGTCGACGGCGACAACGCGATCCTCTACCTCTGGTACGACAACGAGTTCGGCTACTCGTGCCAGGTCATCCGGGTCGTCCAGACCGTCTCCGGGGTGGAGTACCCGACCTACCCGGTGCCGCAGGTCTGA
- a CDS encoding cupin: MVSLPHPLPGAVGLSHLTAYDWEAADGVCGGSPHLHLVCTEAYVVTGGRGAVQTLSPDGYRDVPLEAGSVAWFTPGTVHRMVQGGELRITVLMQNSGLPEAGDAVFTFPPDVLADPERYAAAARLPAKSGPEAEAAARKRRDLAVEGYLPLREALRAGDNGPYLEFQQAAARLVRDKVPTWRELWRVGALATAERTGAQLDALEAGSPGYLAASGSYDTAPSRRGGYGMCGRRDEYELPGITLPYHGE, translated from the coding sequence ATGGTGAGCCTCCCGCACCCGCTGCCCGGAGCCGTCGGACTCTCGCACCTCACCGCCTACGACTGGGAGGCCGCCGACGGCGTCTGCGGCGGCAGCCCCCATCTGCACCTGGTGTGCACGGAGGCGTATGTCGTCACCGGCGGCCGCGGCGCCGTCCAGACGCTCAGCCCCGACGGCTACCGCGACGTCCCCCTGGAGGCGGGCTCGGTCGCCTGGTTCACGCCCGGCACCGTGCACCGCATGGTGCAGGGCGGGGAGCTGCGGATCACCGTGCTGATGCAGAACAGCGGCCTGCCCGAGGCCGGGGACGCGGTCTTCACCTTCCCGCCCGACGTGCTCGCCGACCCCGAGCGGTACGCCGCGGCGGCGCGGCTCCCCGCGAAGTCCGGCCCGGAGGCGGAGGCCGCCGCACGCAAACGCCGCGATCTGGCCGTCGAGGGATATCTGCCGCTGCGCGAGGCGCTCAGGGCCGGCGACAACGGCCCCTACCTGGAATTCCAGCAGGCGGCGGCCCGCCTGGTCCGGGACAAGGTCCCCACGTGGCGTGAGCTGTGGCGGGTGGGCGCGCTGGCCACGGCCGAGCGCACCGGCGCGCAGCTCGACGCGCTGGAGGCGGGCAGCCCCGGCTACCTCGCCGCATCGGGCTCGTACGACACCGCTCCTTCGCGGCGCGGCGGATACGGCATGTGCGGCCGCCGCGACGAGTACGAACTGCCGGGCATCACGCTCCCGTACCACGGCGAGTAA
- a CDS encoding phosphodiesterase, with product MTTAIAHLSDPHLTTGPLAGDPARGLDRALGRVLALDPRPDCVVITGDLVDHGSPEEYRTLHEVIRRFPLPLHLVAGNHDEPDALLDEFAGTRFVGEGKQAHYSVDFPAFTLVVLNSKVPHSGGGRLGAAQLDWLDGALARRPSTPAVVCLHHPPIAIGIPFLDGMRLDDGEELGRVLARHGNVARVLAGHVHRPIVAPFAGSTLAIAPSTHLQSGLALRDGVPNYLPEPTSFLLHLLVGPSWITHTVPVSHAAAPIGGY from the coding sequence ATGACGACAGCCATCGCGCATCTCAGCGATCCGCATCTCACGACCGGCCCCCTGGCGGGTGATCCCGCCAGGGGCCTCGACCGGGCGCTCGGCCGGGTCCTCGCGCTCGACCCCCGCCCGGACTGCGTGGTGATCACCGGCGATCTGGTGGATCACGGCAGTCCGGAGGAGTACCGGACCCTCCACGAAGTGATCCGCCGGTTTCCCCTCCCCCTGCACCTGGTGGCAGGCAATCACGACGAACCCGATGCGCTGCTCGACGAGTTCGCCGGAACGCGCTTCGTCGGTGAGGGCAAACAGGCCCACTACAGCGTGGACTTCCCCGCGTTCACGCTCGTCGTCCTGAACTCGAAGGTGCCCCACTCAGGAGGCGGGCGTCTCGGAGCCGCGCAACTGGACTGGCTCGACGGGGCCCTGGCCCGCCGGCCGTCGACTCCGGCCGTCGTCTGCCTGCACCATCCGCCGATCGCGATCGGCATCCCGTTCCTCGACGGGATGCGTCTCGACGACGGCGAGGAGCTCGGTCGGGTGCTCGCCCGGCACGGGAATGTCGCCCGCGTTCTGGCGGGGCATGTGCACCGCCCCATCGTCGCCCCCTTCGCGGGCAGCACCCTGGCCATCGCCCCCAGCACCCACCTCCAGAGCGGCCTCGCGCTGCGCGACGGCGTCCCCAACTACCTCCCGGAACCCACCTCCTTCCTGCTCCACCTCCTCGTCGGCCCCTCCTGGATCACCCACACCGTGCCGGTCAGCCACGCCGCGGCGCCGATCGGCGGTTACTAG
- a CDS encoding Gfo/Idh/MocA family protein produces MPENAVPRRRCAVVGLGARAQLFTEALAGPYADRSELAGFCDVNAHRMAVHNDWIAADHPGRPPVPAYAAEDFEEMLRRERIGLVVVCTVDHLHDHYIVRALEAGCDVVTEKPMTTSADRARRILDTERRTGHEVRVAFNYRYNPVHSAVRELLAGGTIGDIGSVHFEWLLDLRHGADYFRRRHRNKADSGGLMVHKATHHFDLVNWWLGTEPETVYAQGGLFFYGAEAGHRRGLARDYTRAHGSPAAERDPFAVRLADSSALTALYLDAEAADGYHRGQNVFGPGVSIEDDMAVLVRYASGATLTYHLTAYAPWEGYRIAFNGSEGRVELLVQESTWTRPDVRIDGASPVMHGAAVGDEAGRTQLLVRRFWEEPREVKVPTGEGGHGGGDVRMLADLFGERSPGSTDPLGRAADARDGARSLVTGLAANESFATGLPVDVRTLRAA; encoded by the coding sequence ATGCCCGAAAACGCCGTACCCCGTCGCCGCTGCGCCGTGGTGGGCCTCGGCGCCCGCGCCCAACTCTTCACCGAGGCGCTCGCAGGTCCCTACGCGGACCGGAGCGAGTTGGCCGGCTTCTGCGACGTCAACGCGCACCGCATGGCCGTCCACAACGACTGGATCGCGGCCGACCACCCCGGCCGGCCACCCGTACCGGCGTACGCCGCCGAGGACTTCGAGGAGATGCTGCGCCGCGAGCGGATCGGCCTCGTCGTCGTCTGCACCGTCGACCACCTCCACGACCACTACATCGTCCGCGCCCTCGAAGCGGGCTGCGACGTGGTCACCGAGAAGCCGATGACCACGAGCGCCGACCGGGCCCGCCGCATCCTCGACACCGAGCGCCGCACCGGCCACGAGGTCCGCGTCGCCTTCAACTACCGCTACAACCCGGTGCATTCGGCCGTGCGCGAGCTGCTCGCGGGCGGCACGATCGGCGACATCGGCTCGGTCCACTTCGAGTGGCTGCTCGATCTGCGGCACGGCGCGGACTACTTCCGCCGCCGGCACCGGAACAAGGCCGACTCCGGCGGCCTGATGGTGCACAAGGCGACCCACCACTTCGACCTGGTCAACTGGTGGCTCGGCACCGAGCCCGAGACCGTGTACGCGCAGGGCGGGCTCTTCTTCTACGGCGCGGAGGCGGGCCACCGGCGCGGCCTGGCCCGCGACTACACCCGCGCGCACGGGTCGCCCGCCGCCGAGAGGGACCCCTTCGCCGTCCGCCTCGCCGACTCGTCCGCGCTGACCGCCCTCTACCTGGACGCGGAGGCGGCGGACGGCTACCACCGCGGCCAGAACGTGTTCGGCCCCGGGGTGAGCATCGAGGACGACATGGCGGTGCTCGTGCGCTACGCCTCCGGCGCGACCCTGACGTACCACCTCACCGCGTACGCGCCCTGGGAGGGCTACCGGATCGCCTTCAACGGCAGCGAGGGACGCGTCGAGCTGCTCGTCCAGGAGTCCACCTGGACCCGCCCCGACGTACGGATCGACGGCGCGAGCCCGGTGATGCACGGCGCGGCGGTCGGCGACGAGGCCGGCCGCACCCAGCTCCTGGTGCGCCGCTTCTGGGAGGAGCCGCGCGAGGTGAAGGTGCCCACGGGCGAGGGCGGGCACGGCGGCGGCGACGTACGCATGCTCGCCGACCTCTTCGGCGAGCGGTCGCCCGGCTCCACGGACCCGCTGGGGCGCGCGGCGGACGCCCGGGACGGGGCGCGCTCCCTGGTCACCGGTCTCGCCGCGAACGAGTCGTTCGCGACGGGGCTGCCGGTCGACGTCCGGACCCTGCGGGCCGCCTGA
- a CDS encoding molybdopterin-dependent oxidoreductase, translated as MSQSLTAAGPVAELALTGDVARPARLTVTDLLAWPQHRVRVSFECATSGMQHHLFEGPLLHDVLSDAGPGFDPARRKDRLRFLIAVRGADGHHGLLSWAEIDPDFGRAPVLLAVGIDDTPLDHAGPQLVLPQDRCGGRHISGIQAIHVDGRYAPPTTSAKPSPPRADRRVRSST; from the coding sequence GTGAGTCAGTCCCTTACAGCCGCAGGGCCAGTGGCAGAGCTCGCCCTCACCGGTGACGTCGCGCGTCCGGCCCGGCTGACGGTGACCGATCTGCTCGCCTGGCCGCAGCATCGGGTGCGGGTCAGCTTCGAGTGCGCCACGAGCGGCATGCAGCACCACCTCTTCGAGGGGCCGCTGCTGCACGACGTGCTGTCCGACGCCGGGCCGGGCTTCGACCCGGCGCGGCGCAAGGACCGGCTGCGGTTCCTGATCGCGGTGAGGGGTGCGGACGGCCATCACGGCCTGCTGTCCTGGGCCGAGATCGACCCCGACTTCGGCAGGGCCCCCGTCCTGCTCGCCGTCGGCATCGACGACACCCCGCTCGACCACGCCGGCCCGCAGCTGGTCCTGCCCCAGGACCGCTGCGGGGGCCGGCACATCAGCGGCATCCAGGCCATTCATGTGGACGGCCGTTACGCGCCCCCGACGACGAGCGCGAAGCCGTCGCCGCCTAGGGCCGATCGACGTGTACGTTCGTCGACTTGA